In Gottschalkia purinilytica, a single window of DNA contains:
- a CDS encoding metallophosphoesterase family protein, producing the protein MRILHTSDWHLGKYLEDYSRLEEQEKFIDDLVNIVEEKDIDLIIIAGDIYDNSNPPAKAEKLFYRGIKRLSNNGERIVLVIGGNHDNPDRLISSKPLATEQGIILLGTPKNTVEVGSVGNYEILDSGEGYVEIKIKDENIVILTLPYPSEQRLNEIFHKGKDEEEIQKEYSEKVGEILSELSKKFREDTINICTSHIFVLGGESTDSERPIQIGGGLTVNGEKLPLNAQYIALGHLHKSQKVKGNNNAYYSGSPIQYSKSECNHKKYVYVVDIKPKEEPNIELVELNIYKPIEVWKCNGVEEAIIKCEENKDRELWVYLEIKTDKIITQSELKEIKSIKPDILTITPIIKATEIEEELESLEEKSIAELFKNFYLEKRSVEPSEEFMTVFSEIVLEEGE; encoded by the coding sequence TTGAGAATACTTCATACGTCGGATTGGCACTTAGGCAAATATTTAGAAGACTATAGTAGATTAGAGGAACAGGAAAAATTTATAGATGATTTAGTAAATATAGTTGAGGAAAAAGATATAGACTTAATTATAATTGCAGGGGATATTTATGATAATAGTAATCCCCCTGCAAAAGCTGAAAAACTCTTTTACAGAGGAATAAAAAGACTTTCAAATAACGGAGAAAGAATAGTTCTAGTAATAGGGGGAAACCATGATAATCCAGATAGACTCATATCATCTAAACCACTAGCTACAGAACAAGGAATAATTTTATTAGGAACACCTAAAAATACAGTAGAAGTAGGAAGTGTAGGAAATTATGAAATATTAGATTCAGGAGAAGGATATGTAGAAATTAAGATAAAGGATGAAAATATAGTTATATTAACTCTTCCTTATCCTAGTGAACAGAGATTAAATGAAATATTTCATAAAGGAAAAGATGAAGAAGAAATACAAAAAGAATATTCAGAAAAAGTAGGAGAAATACTAAGTGAACTCTCTAAGAAATTTAGGGAAGATACTATAAATATTTGTACAAGCCATATATTTGTATTAGGTGGAGAATCAACTGATTCTGAAAGACCTATTCAAATAGGAGGAGGCCTTACTGTAAATGGAGAAAAATTACCTCTAAATGCTCAATACATAGCATTAGGACACTTACATAAAAGTCAAAAAGTGAAGGGAAATAACAATGCATACTACTCAGGTTCACCAATACAATATAGTAAAAGTGAATGTAATCATAAGAAATATGTATATGTAGTAGATATAAAGCCTAAAGAAGAGCCAAATATAGAACTAGTAGAATTAAATATATATAAGCCTATAGAAGTTTGGAAATGTAATGGAGTGGAAGAAGCAATAATAAAATGTGAAGAAAATAAAGATAGAGAATTATGGGTCTATTTAGAAATAAAAACTGATAAAATAATAACTCAATCAGAGTTAAAAGAAATAAAAAGTATAAAACCAGATATCCTCACAATAACTCCTATAATAAAAGCTACAGAAATAGAAGAAGAATTAGAAAGTCTTGAAGAAAAAAGTATAGCAGAACTATTTAAAAACTTTTATTTAGAAAAAAGAAGCGTAGAACCTAGTGAAGAGTTTATGACTGTGTTTTCTGAGATAGTATTGGAAGAAGGTGAATAG
- the addA gene encoding helicase-exonuclease AddAB subunit AddA, with product MPKWTEAQSEAIKNRGCNLLVSAAAGSGKTAVLVERIIKLIVEDKIDIDKLLIVTFTNAAAGEMRERILKALTDEIEKEDSDEKNLRRQISLLNKASITTLHSFCINVVRKNFHIIGIDPTFRIGDTTEIKIIIQESLEEILENEYEKGNEDFIRLIESFSENKSDIKIEELILNIYFFIQSQPYPYKWLKESIEMFDMDKEKLSESLWIKTIKEDISIRLDGARNLIEEAISISRQEGGPEPYIEALEGDLLNIKHLESIIEEYILGNLDINDVNISHPKLKSISKKSNVEEILKKEVTSLRDEYKKIIDNLLKKNILSRSLDSYLEDIRDLYPIMKYLYELVLSFGNLYGEKKLEKGLLDFNDLEHFTLKILENEEVREEFKKCYDYIFIDEYQDSNIVQETIINRIKRDNNLFFVGDVKQSIYRFRLADPSLFIDKYTTYSKNGESINKRIDLSQNFRSRKEILDGVNFIFKNIMSKSIGEVDYTEDAFLYNGAKYENIDDSSIEVNIIEKDGVTLSLEREKDISEDEDSEGKGNEVDRNLEEMSDAEIEAKIIASKINKLLGKKTYDVKEKRFKEISYKDIVILFRAAKNWANVFNDVFAKEGIPVYVDDSSGYFDVLEIKIFLNLLSIIDNKRQDIPLLSVMRSSIGNFTTEELIKIRINYKDMSYHEAIENYIKDNDDEIGEKLLNFLNKIDYWNEEARYLRLDEFIWKLMIDTGYYYYVGAMPGGLQRQANLRILVDRANQFEKASINGLFNFIRFADKLQNVKGEMGTAKVLGENEDVVRIMTIHKSKGLEFPVVICGGLGKGFNLQEMKQDILLHKELGLGPKHVDILKRRYRETLPQIAIKNKKKIENLSEEMRVLYVALTRAKDKLILVGSVRNIERHAKKWSKKNTLYNLMNSKSYLDWICNCLFKHVDGKPLREMANLDIEDMLDIKDDSKWKVNFISKSDITEEKNKDNELKKEYRNKLENFELKKSTEYKEEIERRFNWNYEHENSIKIPSKLSVSDIKKANFKDIDNVMYKIPSLVKMPQFLEGKKPFTSAEKGTIIHFVMQHIDLSREMNLESIKMQIEKMTFEELITDEEAKVVDTKKVLNFFESNIGKRMLASKNIYRETPFVYRKNACEVIKELENCNEDVYIQGIVDCYFEENGEIVLVDYKTDYIEEDPRKLVSKYRSQLELYKEAIEKITKKNVKESFIYSFNSDIEVKVD from the coding sequence ATGCCGAAATGGACTGAAGCTCAAAGTGAAGCTATAAAAAATAGAGGATGTAATTTACTTGTATCTGCTGCTGCTGGTTCTGGTAAAACTGCCGTTTTAGTAGAAAGAATAATAAAACTTATAGTAGAAGATAAGATAGACATAGACAAGCTCCTTATAGTCACATTTACAAATGCAGCAGCAGGAGAAATGAGAGAAAGAATACTAAAGGCACTTACTGATGAAATAGAAAAAGAAGATAGTGATGAAAAGAATTTAAGAAGACAAATATCTCTTTTAAATAAAGCTTCTATAACTACATTACATTCATTCTGTATAAATGTAGTTAGAAAAAATTTTCACATAATAGGAATAGATCCTACCTTTAGAATAGGAGATACAACAGAAATAAAAATTATAATACAAGAGTCATTAGAAGAAATACTAGAAAATGAGTATGAAAAAGGAAACGAAGACTTTATAAGATTAATTGAAAGTTTTAGTGAAAATAAAAGTGATATAAAAATAGAAGAATTGATATTAAATATATATTTTTTCATACAAAGTCAACCTTATCCGTATAAGTGGCTTAAAGAAAGTATAGAAATGTTTGATATGGACAAAGAAAAATTAAGTGAAAGCTTATGGATAAAGACTATAAAAGAAGATATAAGTATAAGATTAGATGGGGCTAGAAATCTAATAGAAGAAGCTATAAGTATTTCAAGACAAGAAGGTGGACCAGAGCCTTACATAGAAGCACTTGAAGGAGATTTGTTAAATATAAAGCACTTAGAAAGTATTATAGAAGAATATATTTTAGGAAATCTAGATATAAATGATGTGAATATATCTCATCCAAAATTAAAATCAATATCTAAAAAAAGCAATGTAGAAGAAATATTGAAAAAAGAAGTTACAAGTTTAAGAGATGAGTATAAAAAGATAATAGACAATTTACTTAAAAAGAATATCTTAAGTAGAAGTTTAGATAGTTACTTAGAAGATATAAGAGACCTTTATCCTATAATGAAATATTTATATGAACTTGTACTTTCATTCGGGAATCTATATGGTGAGAAAAAATTAGAAAAAGGATTATTAGATTTTAATGATCTGGAACACTTCACTCTTAAAATATTAGAAAATGAAGAAGTTAGAGAAGAATTTAAAAAATGTTATGATTATATATTTATAGATGAATATCAAGATAGTAATATAGTTCAAGAAACTATTATAAATAGAATAAAACGTGATAATAACTTATTTTTCGTTGGAGATGTAAAACAAAGTATTTACAGATTTAGGTTAGCTGATCCATCATTATTTATAGATAAATATACGACTTACTCTAAAAATGGAGAAAGTATAAATAAAAGAATAGACCTTTCTCAAAACTTTAGAAGTAGAAAAGAAATACTTGATGGAGTGAACTTCATATTTAAAAATATAATGTCTAAATCAATTGGAGAGGTAGACTATACAGAAGATGCATTTCTTTATAATGGAGCTAAATATGAGAATATAGATGATTCATCTATAGAAGTAAACATAATAGAAAAAGATGGAGTAACTTTAAGTTTAGAAAGAGAAAAAGATATCTCAGAAGATGAAGACAGTGAAGGAAAAGGTAATGAAGTAGATAGAAATTTAGAAGAAATGTCAGATGCAGAGATAGAAGCTAAGATAATAGCATCCAAGATAAATAAGCTTTTAGGCAAAAAAACTTATGATGTAAAAGAAAAGAGATTTAAGGAAATAAGCTATAAGGACATAGTTATACTCTTTAGAGCAGCTAAAAACTGGGCAAATGTATTTAATGATGTATTTGCCAAAGAAGGAATACCAGTATATGTAGATGATAGCTCAGGATACTTTGATGTACTAGAAATAAAAATATTTTTAAATCTATTAAGTATTATAGATAATAAAAGACAAGACATTCCATTACTTAGTGTAATGAGATCTTCAATAGGAAACTTTACAACAGAAGAACTTATAAAAATAAGAATAAACTATAAAGATATGAGTTATCACGAAGCTATAGAAAACTATATAAAAGATAATGATGATGAGATAGGAGAAAAATTGTTAAATTTTTTAAATAAAATAGACTACTGGAATGAAGAAGCTAGATATTTAAGACTAGATGAATTCATATGGAAGCTTATGATAGACACAGGATACTACTATTATGTAGGAGCTATGCCAGGAGGATTACAGAGACAAGCTAATTTAAGGATATTAGTAGATAGAGCAAATCAATTTGAAAAAGCTTCTATAAATGGCCTTTTTAACTTTATAAGATTTGCAGATAAGCTTCAAAATGTAAAAGGAGAAATGGGAACAGCTAAAGTACTAGGAGAAAATGAAGATGTAGTTAGGATTATGACTATCCATAAAAGTAAAGGATTGGAATTTCCAGTAGTTATATGTGGAGGACTAGGAAAGGGATTTAACCTTCAGGAAATGAAACAAGACATATTACTCCATAAAGAATTAGGACTAGGACCTAAACATGTAGATATATTAAAACGTAGATATAGAGAAACACTTCCTCAAATAGCAATAAAAAATAAAAAGAAGATAGAGAATCTTTCTGAGGAAATGAGAGTACTTTATGTGGCTTTAACTAGGGCAAAAGATAAACTTATATTAGTTGGAAGTGTTAGAAATATAGAAAGACATGCTAAAAAGTGGTCAAAGAAAAATACGCTATATAACTTAATGAATAGCAAAAGTTATTTAGACTGGATATGTAATTGTCTATTTAAACATGTAGACGGAAAACCTTTAAGAGAAATGGCTAATTTAGACATAGAAGATATGTTAGATATAAAAGATGATTCTAAATGGAAAGTAAACTTTATAAGTAAGAGTGATATTACAGAAGAAAAAAATAAAGATAATGAATTAAAAAAAGAATATAGAAATAAACTTGAAAACTTTGAGCTTAAAAAGTCTACAGAATATAAAGAAGAAATAGAGAGAAGATTTAACTGGAATTATGAGCATGAGAACTCTATAAAAATACCATCTAAATTATCAGTTTCAGATATTAAAAAAGCTAACTTTAAAGATATAGATAACGTAATGTACAAGATACCTTCATTAGTGAAAATGCCACAATTTTTAGAAGGGAAAAAACCATTTACATCTGCTGAGAAAGGAACTATAATTCACTTTGTTATGCAACATATAGACTTAAGTAGAGAAATGAACTTAGAGTCTATAAAAATGCAAATAGAAAAAATGACTTTTGAGGAACTAATTACAGATGAAGAAGCAAAAGTAGTAGATACAAAAAAAGTATTAAATTTCTTTGAAAGTAATATAGGAAAAAGAATGTTAGCTTCAAAAAATATATATAGAGAAACTCCTTTTGTATATAGAAAAAATGCTTGTGAAGTAATAAAAGAACTAGAAAATTGTAATGAAGATGTCTATATACAAGGTATCGTGGACTGTTACTTTGAAGAAAATGGAGAGATAGTACTTGTTGATTATAAAACTGACTATATAGAAGAAGATCCTAGAAAACTGGTATCTAAATATAGAAGTCAACTAGAGTTATATAAAGAAGCTATAGAAAAAATAACAAAAAAGAATGTGAAAGAAAGTTTCATATATTCATTTAATTCAGATATAGAGGTGAAGGTAGATTGA
- the addB gene encoding helicase-exonuclease AddAB subunit AddB encodes MKLRYILGRSGVGKTHRVLQEIKYRLEENDTNKLILLVPEQFTLQAEADLISKMNLDGIMRVEVLSFQRLGYKVLNEVGGIKKSTINELGKIMILRKLFEENSGNLSVFKKGFNQEGFLKNFCSLISEFKRNSVSIEILQGRIDSFERDNMLKKKLQDITLIYEKFNEYLDGRYTDEDDKLNLVIEKLEISKYFEDAEIWIDGFGTFSSQEYKILEKLFLKARKVNISLTLDVNDKSKDYDLFEPTLDTYRRIRKLASENNIEETKTVVEKDYNGKSDELIHLESEFFSYPYKRYKKEVEHLRIFSGLNQYTEIENVAIDIISLVRDKEYRWRDISVVCNSLDMYSPTIKRVFSEYGIPHFLDEKRSIMSNCIIKFLVSSLEVVSRNFRYEDIFKCVKTGLSDLTKEEYEKLENYVLEYGIKGNTWLEEFKYGDEKEEINEIKNKFIAPFVNLKNKLKSKNKIIDLTRYVFEFLTEMNIENKINDLIETQKLKGNLEYVNENTQIWNTIMEVFDQLVEILKDSNISLKEYIKILESGLNNYEIGIIPPTMDQVLIGNLERSRSQDIKALFVVGVNDGILPSGFSDGGIILDDEKVIMKESGIEIYSDNQTKVKEERFSIYSAFTKPSKYLYISYALGDLEGRALRPSTLIDRFKKIYNIKIESDVVKTSENNLKLISRPNPTFKYLAENIRENLDGNPIDDIWWDVYNWYYNNKDWNEKRKLVIDGLFHSNQEENIGEYSNSLYDLPFRSSISRLEAFANCPFSHFINYGLKPKERKEYSLKMPDVGTLFHNSIEEFSKELTLENLNWSEIDKAKSDELVEKVLDKMIDDFQNGVLLSTNRYKYLVNKLKRVSKRALWVLTEHLKNGEFIPLQHELIFGESKESKIPPIIITLPNGEEIKLEGRIDRVDMLNGEDGSFIKVIDYKSGNKRFSLSDVYYGLQIQLIVYMDAVLSNKDKLVKNEVYPAGAFYFKIDDPMVQTDEDNIQNIEDEIHRKLKMDGLVLKDINVIKALDSTIDAGVTSKIIPVSLKKDGEPSKSSSVFEKEDLDNLINHVKNLIGEIATQILKGKIKIEPCKNGDKISCEYCQFDSICQFDTSFEDNEYKLIKKLKNEEVLEKIKEKR; translated from the coding sequence TTGAAATTAAGATATATTCTTGGAAGGTCAGGTGTCGGGAAAACTCATAGGGTACTTCAAGAAATTAAATATAGATTAGAAGAAAATGATACTAATAAGCTTATTTTACTTGTTCCAGAACAATTTACATTACAAGCAGAAGCAGACTTAATATCTAAAATGAATTTAGATGGTATTATGCGTGTAGAAGTATTAAGCTTTCAAAGACTCGGATATAAAGTACTAAATGAGGTAGGAGGAATAAAGAAAAGTACTATAAATGAACTAGGAAAGATAATGATACTAAGAAAGCTATTTGAAGAAAACTCAGGAAATTTAAGTGTATTTAAAAAAGGGTTTAATCAGGAAGGATTTTTAAAGAACTTTTGTAGTTTAATATCTGAATTTAAAAGAAATAGTGTATCTATAGAAATTTTACAAGGAAGAATAGATTCATTTGAAAGAGATAATATGTTGAAGAAAAAACTGCAAGATATCACTCTTATATATGAAAAATTTAATGAATACTTAGATGGTAGATATACAGATGAAGATGATAAGTTGAATTTAGTTATAGAAAAACTAGAAATTTCTAAGTATTTTGAAGATGCTGAAATATGGATAGATGGATTTGGTACGTTTTCATCACAAGAATATAAAATATTAGAGAAACTTTTCTTAAAAGCTAGGAAAGTTAATATATCTCTTACATTAGATGTGAATGATAAATCTAAAGATTATGATTTGTTTGAGCCTACATTAGATACATATAGAAGAATAAGAAAGTTAGCTAGTGAGAATAACATAGAAGAGACGAAGACGGTAGTTGAAAAGGACTATAATGGTAAAAGTGATGAATTGATTCATTTAGAAAGTGAATTTTTTTCATATCCATATAAAAGATATAAGAAAGAAGTAGAACATTTAAGAATATTTTCGGGATTAAATCAATATACGGAAATAGAAAATGTAGCAATAGATATAATATCTCTTGTAAGGGATAAAGAATATAGATGGAGAGATATATCTGTAGTCTGTAATTCTTTAGATATGTATAGCCCAACTATAAAGAGAGTATTCAGTGAATATGGAATACCACACTTTTTAGACGAAAAAAGAAGTATAATGAGTAACTGTATAATAAAGTTTTTAGTATCTTCTTTAGAAGTAGTATCCAGAAACTTTAGATATGAGGACATATTTAAATGTGTAAAAACAGGTTTAAGCGACTTGACTAAAGAAGAATATGAAAAGTTAGAAAACTATGTATTGGAGTACGGAATAAAAGGAAATACATGGCTAGAAGAGTTTAAATATGGTGATGAAAAAGAAGAAATAAATGAAATAAAAAATAAATTTATAGCTCCATTTGTGAATTTGAAAAATAAACTAAAAAGTAAGAATAAAATAATAGACTTAACTAGGTATGTTTTCGAATTTTTAACTGAAATGAATATAGAAAATAAAATTAATGATTTAATAGAGACACAAAAATTAAAAGGAAATTTAGAATATGTAAATGAAAACACACAAATATGGAATACAATAATGGAAGTATTTGATCAGCTAGTAGAGATACTAAAGGATAGTAATATAAGCTTAAAAGAATATATAAAGATATTAGAATCAGGGCTAAATAATTATGAAATAGGTATAATTCCACCTACTATGGATCAAGTTCTAATAGGTAACTTAGAAAGATCAAGAAGTCAAGATATAAAGGCCCTATTTGTAGTTGGAGTAAATGACGGAATATTACCTTCAGGATTTAGTGATGGTGGAATTATATTAGATGATGAAAAAGTAATTATGAAAGAATCTGGAATAGAGATATATTCAGATAATCAAACTAAAGTAAAAGAAGAAAGATTTTCTATATACTCTGCATTTACTAAGCCTAGTAAGTACTTATACATAAGTTATGCATTAGGAGATCTAGAAGGGAGAGCATTGAGACCTTCTACTTTAATAGATAGATTTAAAAAGATATATAATATAAAAATAGAGAGTGACGTAGTAAAAACTAGTGAGAATAATTTAAAGTTAATATCTAGACCAAATCCAACTTTTAAATATTTAGCTGAAAATATAAGGGAAAATCTAGATGGTAATCCTATAGATGATATATGGTGGGATGTATATAATTGGTACTATAATAATAAAGATTGGAATGAAAAGCGAAAATTAGTAATAGATGGACTATTTCACTCTAATCAAGAAGAAAATATAGGTGAATATTCTAATAGTTTATATGATTTACCTTTCAGATCAAGTATATCTAGACTAGAAGCTTTTGCGAACTGTCCTTTTTCTCATTTTATAAATTATGGATTAAAGCCAAAAGAAAGAAAAGAATATTCTTTAAAAATGCCAGATGTAGGTACTCTTTTTCATAATTCTATAGAAGAATTTTCTAAAGAGCTAACATTGGAAAATTTAAATTGGAGTGAAATAGATAAAGCTAAATCGGACGAACTAGTGGAAAAAGTGCTAGATAAAATGATAGATGATTTTCAAAATGGTGTACTTTTAAGTACTAATAGATATAAATACTTAGTTAATAAATTAAAAAGAGTAAGTAAAAGAGCATTATGGGTACTTACAGAACATTTAAAAAATGGAGAGTTTATTCCTCTACAACATGAGCTTATATTTGGAGAAAGTAAGGAGAGTAAAATACCACCAATAATAATAACTCTACCTAATGGAGAAGAAATAAAGCTAGAAGGAAGAATAGATAGAGTGGACATGCTAAATGGAGAAGATGGGAGCTTCATAAAAGTAATTGATTATAAATCTGGAAATAAAAGATTCAGCCTATCTGATGTATATTACGGATTACAAATCCAACTTATAGTTTATATGGATGCAGTATTAAGTAACAAAGATAAATTAGTAAAAAATGAAGTATATCCTGCAGGGGCATTTTATTTTAAAATAGATGATCCAATGGTACAAACCGATGAAGATAATATTCAAAATATAGAGGATGAAATACATAGAAAGTTAAAAATGGACGGATTGGTTTTAAAAGATATAAATGTTATAAAAGCTTTAGATAGTACAATAGATGCTGGTGTAACCTCTAAAATAATACCAGTGAGTTTGAAAAAAGATGGAGAACCTTCAAAGAGTTCTTCTGTATTTGAAAAAGAAGATCTAGACAATTTAATAAATCATGTAAAAAATCTAATAGGAGAAATAGCTACACAAATTTTAAAAGGAAAAATTAAAATAGAGCCTTGTAAAAATGGAGATAAAATATCTTGTGAATATTGTCAATTTGACTCTATATGTCAATTTGATACTAGCTTTGAAGATAATGAATATAAACTTATAAAGAAATTAAAAAATGAAGAAGTACTAGAAAAAATAAAGGAAAAAAGGTAG
- the ctpM gene encoding radical SAM/SPASM domain Clo7bot peptide maturase: protein MKKSRYNHIWDLENGKKIAFNSLSCGLAEIDNEFLEVLENIDKIDYDKLEGQEKELIDNMLLGNFIIQDYVDEFKLIKFRHYQGKFSTNSLGLTIAPTLNCNFKCPYCYETPNTHMMDETIKEAIIRYVKQMSKSINQLQITWYGGEPIIAKDIIFDLSEKLIKICEENNCTYGAFIVTNGYLLNDEIISKLKEYKIHGAQVTLDGPPTIHNKRRILKNGENTFDKILENIKKLKEQSIRVSIRINIDKENESYVEELLDILKDNGLNDLDISLGHVTDYTDACKSISGSCLSNEEYANLSLEYQKILHNKNFAANSYPYYPGIKANYCCADQINSFVIDSKGYMYKCWNNVGDTTKSVGNITELDKNIDKIMMSNNIDWMTTTPFEYQECIDCDILPICMGGCPYNLKREGTPQCEKWRYNLDEILKYTYEYKESEENLEEGSLCGI, encoded by the coding sequence GTGAAAAAATCTAGATATAATCATATTTGGGATTTAGAAAATGGTAAAAAGATAGCGTTTAACTCTCTAAGTTGTGGACTTGCAGAGATAGATAATGAGTTTTTAGAAGTTTTAGAAAATATAGATAAGATAGATTATGATAAATTAGAAGGACAAGAAAAAGAACTTATAGACAATATGCTCTTAGGGAATTTCATAATACAAGATTATGTAGATGAGTTCAAACTTATAAAATTTAGACATTATCAAGGAAAATTTTCTACTAATTCATTAGGGTTGACAATAGCACCAACTTTAAATTGTAACTTTAAGTGTCCTTATTGTTATGAAACACCAAATACTCATATGATGGATGAAACTATTAAAGAAGCTATAATTAGATATGTAAAGCAAATGTCAAAAAGTATAAATCAATTGCAAATTACATGGTATGGTGGAGAACCAATTATAGCTAAAGATATTATATTCGATTTATCTGAAAAGCTAATAAAAATTTGTGAAGAGAATAACTGTACATATGGTGCATTCATAGTTACTAATGGTTATCTTTTAAATGATGAGATAATATCTAAATTAAAAGAATATAAAATACATGGAGCTCAAGTTACATTAGATGGACCTCCAACTATTCATAATAAAAGAAGAATTTTAAAAAACGGTGAAAACACATTTGATAAGATTTTAGAAAATATTAAGAAGCTTAAAGAACAAAGTATAAGAGTTAGTATAAGAATCAATATAGATAAAGAAAATGAAAGCTATGTTGAAGAACTGTTAGATATATTAAAGGACAATGGATTAAATGATTTAGATATATCACTTGGACATGTAACTGATTATACAGATGCATGTAAATCAATTTCTGGATCATGCTTATCAAATGAGGAATATGCTAATTTAAGTTTGGAATATCAAAAAATTCTTCATAATAAGAATTTTGCAGCTAATTCTTATCCATATTATCCAGGAATAAAAGCTAACTATTGTTGTGCAGATCAAATAAATTCTTTTGTAATAGATTCTAAAGGATATATGTATAAATGTTGGAATAACGTAGGTGATACAACAAAGTCTGTTGGAAATATAACTGAATTAGATAAAAATATTGATAAAATAATGATGTCTAATAATATTGATTGGATGACTACAACACCTTTTGAATATCAAGAATGTATTGATTGTGATATACTACCTATATGTATGGGTGGATGTCCTTATAACCTTAAGAGAGAAGGTACTCCACAATGTGAAAAATGGAGATATAATTTAGATGAAATATTAAAGTATACATATGAATATAAAGAAAGTGAAGAGAATTTAGAAGAAGGATCTTTATGTGGAATATAG
- a CDS encoding Clo7bot family Cys-rich peptide has protein sequence MITMRYIVKPQNIMTSSYCYCSRCSTECDSRCDYYVP, from the coding sequence ATGATAACTATGAGGTATATAGTTAAACCGCAAAATATTATGACATCTTCATACTGCTATTGCTCAAGATGTAGTACAGAATGTGATTCAAGATGTGACTATTATGTACCATAA